Proteins encoded in a region of the Drosophila gunungcola strain Sukarami chromosome 3L unlocalized genomic scaffold, Dgunungcola_SK_2 000005F, whole genome shotgun sequence genome:
- the LOC128259033 gene encoding probable G-protein coupled receptor Mth-like 9: MASLWIIPMGLWLFVGVRSLEIASADHPCAYADTVNITDGLRMKDGSYSYAGVVVPPHLMAEYSFKVIDGVEYRAKKHLRGCVCLLKSCISFCCPANLVFDSKHWNCSKPHQIRESTHVELTYGNRSVDQVRIVDRFVVRTELGCRNKFVDKKHESFWQWDLFENGSLARDNRLWTTDEYCFSPLEHKPDQWELTPLSCERFQTGYRVWIYAICSIIAIIINIFILSLLGSVRDARKSHYGQLIIYYLLSMIVGYSLLVYLALKNPMKLSHAACRNIGFLAYFCIMLSFVFLAICSFDFLLKFKRKAIRNWVRRLSYALAVLAVVGLRFLVSFAQDSKLPKHYKPGMGEDYCWFDIRTWGILIYYYGPIAILLVFSIVCCLKAYFSIYELPPDTQYILGTQLKIVKTHFYAFSAYVVGVFAVWIREIVVYIMARVREHFFIIDFWSGICILGLAIAGFILLLGKNLHVKSWWAINVESSQTDLSVINARVYKFDEKGDLKASDSPYKPTVTSL; the protein is encoded by the exons ATGGCATCGCTTTGGATCATCCCAATGGGCCTTTGGCTCTTTGTGGGCGTACGTTCACTGGAGATCGCCAGTGCGGACCATCCCTGTGCCTATGCGGACACGGTTAACATTACTGATGGTCTCCGGATGAAGGATGGCTCCTACTCGTATGCCGGCGTGGTGGTCCCACCACATTTGATGGCGGAGTATTCCTTCAAGGTTATCGACGGCGTCGAGTACCGAGCCAAGAAACACCTGCGCGGATGCGTCTGCCTGCTAAAATCCTGCATCAGTTTCTGTTGTCCAGCGAATCTCGTGTTCGACTCCAAGCACTGGAACTGTTCGAAGCCGCACCAGATACGGGAGTCCACTCATGTGGAGCTGACCTACGGCAATCGGTCGGTGGATCAAGTGCGCATTGTCGATCGGTTTGTGGTGCGCACAGAACTCGGGTGCCGGAACAAGTTCGTTGACAAGAAGCACGAAAGCTTCTGGCAGTGGGATCTTTTCGAGAATGGATCGCTGGCGAGGGACAACCGCCTGTGGACCACTGATGAGTATTGTTTTAGCCCCCTGGAACACAAGCCCGATCAGTGGGAACTCACACCTCTCAGTTGCGAACGCTTCCAAACGGGCTACCGAGTATGGATCTACGCCATAT gCAGTATTATAGCCatcattataaatatatttatcctCTCCCTCCTTGGTTCTGTGAGAGATGCCCGGAAAAGTCACTATGGCCAGCTGATCATCTATTATCTGCTCTCCATGATCGTGGGCTACTCCTTGTTGGTCTACTTGGCCTTGAAGAATCCCATGAAGCTCTCGCATGCAGCTTGCAGGAATATAG GTTTTCTGGCCTACTTCTGCATCATGCTGTCCTTCGTGTTCCTGGCCATTTGCAGTTTTGACTTTCTGCTCAAATTTAAACGAAAGGCTATTAGGAACTGGGTGCGTCGGTTGTCGTATGCTTTGGCAGTCCTGGCAGTGGTTGGTCTTCGGTTTTTAGTGTCCTTTGCCCAGGACTCCAAGTTGCCCAAACATTACAAGCCAGGCATGGGAGAAGACTACTGCTGGTTCGACA TTCGTACCTGGGGTATTTTGATCTACTACTACGGACCCATTGCAATCCTACTGGTTTTCAGCATTGTATGCTGCTTAAAGGCCTACTTTTCCATCTACGAACTGCCTCCGGATACACAGTACATATTGGGCACTCAACTGAAGATTGTCAAGACTCA TTTTTACGCCTTCAGTGCCTACGTAGTGGGCGTGTTTGCTGTCTGGATTCGTGAAATAGTGGTCTATATAATGGCCAGAGTGAGAGAGCATTTCTTCATTATTGACTTTTGGAGTGGAATTTGCATTCTGGGCTTGGCAATAGCTGGATTTATTCTGTTACTCGGGAAGAATTTGCACGTGAAATCCTGGTGGGCCATCAATGT AGAATCAAGTCAGACTGATCTAAGTGTCATTAATGCTCGCGTTTACAAATTTGATGAGAAAGGCGATCTGAAAGCTTCAG ACTCTCCCTATAAGCCGACAGTGACATCACTTTAA
- the LOC128259036 gene encoding probable G-protein coupled receptor Mth-like 8 yields the protein MSLRMAQFGLLFILAAAHYSSGYHEETHYPCAFIDTANITGSYGSDGSYVHNWTVIPNHFVAVYDFVIENGIRIPATPHLRACVCKKTPCVRICCQEGEIYDLERRQCSVPTAELSTLPSQSHMEVELNNGTLRDVALRPRFSIHVDTPCGHMKAVTKGSAYVHWTLHENGTISHRGHIFSKHYCFTPLLHGNFTWEWQPLTCAPEKLHFVLGVREWTYAICLLIAIISMFIVLMVYLLCSEMRNSFYGVAIKTYAICMILGYALLGYLTLHNPANLSIAACRILPSLALMYLVLSFYILSFISFKLYLSFHGVVFTKLMFWLIFTPIVLIAVGWSFFVGFSYYGYRLIFGGDTCWFDPRNWSIMIYLYAPVFVACAICGFFYILSLIYISEQPEIETEKSFESIEKNRFRSFWKYVGYTALVWLVCVCVFAFNYYREERSHLNYAVSFCMAFHGFAALYALIGKNQQIQNFLRRIDNEEDTCENSIPLSSFG from the exons ATGTCTCTTCGAATGGCGCAGTTTGGCCTCCTCTTCATCCTTGCGGCAGCACACTACTCGTCGGGATACCACGAGGAGACGCACTATCCTTGCGCCTTTATCGACACGGCAAATATCACCGGAAGCTACGGTTCGGATGGTTCCTACGTGCACAACTGGACTGTGATTCCCAACCATTTCGTGGCCGTCTATGACTTTGTCATCGAGAATGGCATCCGCATTCCGGCAACCCCACATCTGAGGGCCTGTGTCTGCAAAAAGACGCCTTGCGTGCGGATTTGTTGTCAGGAGGGCGAGATCTACGACCTAGAGAGGAGGCAATGTTCAGTCCCAACCGCCGAGCTGTCCACTCTTCCCTCGCAGAGCCACATGGAGGTGGAGTTGAACAATGGCACTCTGAGGGATGTGGCACTGCGGCCACGTTTTAGTATCCATGTGGACACGCCGTGTGGGCACATGAAGGCGGTCACCAAGGGATCCGCATACGTTCATTGGACACTACACGAG AACGGAACCATTAGCCATCGGGGTCACATATTCTCCAAGCACTATTGCTTCACTCCCCTGCTCCATGGGAACTTCACTTGGGAGTGGCAACCATTAACCTGCGCCCCAGAGAAGCTACACTTTGTTTTGGGCGTGCGGGAATGGACCTACGCCATAT GCCTCTTGATTGCGATAATATCCATGTTTATTGTGCTAATGGTGTACCTATTGTGCTCGGAGATGCGCAACAGTTTCTATGGTGTGGCCATCAAGACTTACGCCATTTGTATGATCTTGGGATATGCCCTGTTGGGTTATCTCACGCTGCACAACCCAGCGAATCTCTCTATTGCGGCTTGTCGTATTCTAC CTAGCTTGGCGCTAATGTATCTGGTTCTTTCATTTTACATCCTAAGCTTCATTTCGTTCAAGCTCTACCTGAGCTTTCACGGCGTGGTCTTCACCAAACTGATGTTTTGGCTGATCTTCACTCCGATCGTACTGATCGCCGTGGGTTGGTCTTTTTTTGTGGGCTTCAGTTACTATGGTTATCGGCTGATTTTTGGAGGCGATACCTGCTGGTTTGATC CTCGTAATTGGtcaattatgatttatttgtacGCCCCCGTTTTTGTTGCCTGTGCCATTTGCGGATTCTTCTATATTCTCAGTCTGATCTATATCAGTGAACAGCCCGAGATCGAGACTGAGAAGAGCTTCGAATCCATCGAGAAAAACCGCTTCAGGTCCTTTTGGAAGTACGTCGGCTACACGGCACTTGTGTGGCTCGTTTGCGTATGCGTTTTTGCATTTAACTACTACCGGGAGGAGCGATCACACCTCAATTATGCTGTGAGCTTCTGCATGGCTTTCCATGGTTTTGCGGCGCTCTATGCCCTTATTGGAAAGAATCAGCAGATCCAGAATTTTCTGCGGCGCATAGATAA cgaGGAGGACACCTGCGAGAACTCCATACCGTTGTCGAGTTTTGGTTGA